The segment CGAGCAAGGTCTTTATACGCTGTCCCCCCCAGATCTTCTCCTTGTAAACAGGCCGGAATAATAAAGGATATAGACTGTTCATTTATGCAGGTCCTGGATGGATTCAGTCCAGGCATCAAAAGTAAAAAAAAACCAGCACAATGATTTTTTCTAAGGCCTCCATTCATCCTTTTTCTACTTTTGTTCTGTTACAGGAGCAAAGCAGATGAAAAAGCTGGGTGTGTTTTGTGGTTCGAGCATGGGGGGGGCGATGATGTACCGGGAAAAAGCAGCTGAGCTGGGGGAGCAACTGGCCAGGCGACAGATCACCCTTGTGTTCGGAGGAGCCAACATTGGCTTGATGAAAGCGTTGGCCGACGGTGTACTGCATAACGGAGGAAGGGTCATTGGAGTGATGCCTCAGATCCTGGTCGAAAAGGAGATTCTCCACGAATCGCTGAATGAGGTCATCATTGTGGACTCAATGCATGAGCGGAAGGCCAGAATGGCCGGGCTGGCGGATGCATTCATGGCATTGCCCGGCGGCTTTGGAACATTGGACGAACTGGCCGAGATCCTGTCGTGGAACCAGCTGGAGGTCATTTCCAAACCGCTTGCACTGTTCAATGTGAACAACTATTTCGGTCATTTGATCCGGTTCCTGGATCACTGCGTTGATGAACGGTTTTTACGCATTGAGCACAGGAACAATATTCTTGTGGGAGAAGACTGCACGGAGCTGCTTGACCGGCTGGCAACTTTTATTCCGGTTCAGGTCCACAGTAAATGGGTGGATGAACTCAAACTCATGTAATCAACCAAACAACCCTACAGACAGGATGCTCATCATTGGGATCACCGGTACGCTTGGAGCAGGAAAAGGGACCATTGTCCGGTATCTTACCCGGGACCTCGACTTTGCACATTATTCGGTAAGGGCATTTGTTTCGGAGGAGATCCGTTCCAGGGGCCTCCCGGTGAACAGGGACACGATGGTCGAGGTAGCCAATGACCTGAGGGCAAAGCACTCCCCATCGTACATCATCGACCAGCTGTATGAGCAAGCGTCAGAGGAGGGCAGGAATGCGATCATCGAAAGTATCCGGACACCCGGAGAAGTGGAATCCTTAAGGAAAAAAGGAAATTTCCATTTATTTGCCGTGGATGCGATTCCCCTTCTGAGGTATGAACGGATCCAGGTGCGGGAAAGCGAAACCGACCACGTCACCTTTGAAACGTTTCTTGAGAACGAGCAGCGGGAGTATTCCTCGGATGATCCGAACAAGCAAAACCTGAAAAAATGCATTGAAATGGCCGACCATTTTTTTGAAAACAATGGCACCATCGAACATCTCTGTCTTCAGGTTCAGGAAGTGCTGGATATAATCATGGAGCAATGACAGAATCATCCAAAGAGAAGTACCACCGTCCCTCCTGGGATGAATATTTCATGGAGGTTGCCCATACGATCGGCCGGCGGGCCACCTGTGACCGGGGGCGCAGCGGATGCGTCGTTGCCCGTGACCGCCAGTTGCTCGTAACGGGTTATGTGGGCTCGCCTGTTGGCTTACCACATTGTGATGACGTGGGTCACCTTTTGAAAAAGATCATCCACGAGGATGGATCGATCAGCCAGCATTGTGTCAGAACCGTACATGCCGAACAGAATGCGATCTGCCAGGCTGCCAGGCTGGGCATTTCGCTTCAGGGAAGCACCCTGTACTGCCGCATGACACCTTGCAGGACCTGTGCAATGCTGATCATCAACTGCGGCATTGTCAGGGTAGTGTGTGAATATAAGTATCACCTGGCGGAGGAAAGCGAAGAGATGTTTAAAACCGCAGGAATTGAAATCGCGTATGTCAGGAACGAGGTCCTAAAGTACAGGGATCAGTAATCCTTTTATATCGATGAATCCGAAGATCTGTGCAGCGGTAAGGAGTATGACCACAAGGA is part of the Bacteroidales bacterium genome and harbors:
- a CDS encoding TIGR00730 family Rossman fold protein produces the protein MKKLGVFCGSSMGGAMMYREKAAELGEQLARRQITLVFGGANIGLMKALADGVLHNGGRVIGVMPQILVEKEILHESLNEVIIVDSMHERKARMAGLADAFMALPGGFGTLDELAEILSWNQLEVISKPLALFNVNNYFGHLIRFLDHCVDERFLRIEHRNNILVGEDCTELLDRLATFIPVQVHSKWVDELKLM
- a CDS encoding AAA family ATPase, which translates into the protein MLIIGITGTLGAGKGTIVRYLTRDLDFAHYSVRAFVSEEIRSRGLPVNRDTMVEVANDLRAKHSPSYIIDQLYEQASEEGRNAIIESIRTPGEVESLRKKGNFHLFAVDAIPLLRYERIQVRESETDHVTFETFLENEQREYSSDDPNKQNLKKCIEMADHFFENNGTIEHLCLQVQEVLDIIMEQ
- a CDS encoding cytidine/deoxycytidylate deaminase family protein, which gives rise to MTESSKEKYHRPSWDEYFMEVAHTIGRRATCDRGRSGCVVARDRQLLVTGYVGSPVGLPHCDDVGHLLKKIIHEDGSISQHCVRTVHAEQNAICQAARLGISLQGSTLYCRMTPCRTCAMLIINCGIVRVVCEYKYHLAEESEEMFKTAGIEIAYVRNEVLKYRDQ